The segment AACAACACACCTAAAGTAGCAAGGGTAGCAATAATAGCTTGAAGACGATCTGGTCTTTTTGGGTGTGGGTGTGACTTCATTTCAACCTATGTTAACATTGAAACCACCAAAAATATGAATGTCAAGTTTTCTACCATAGAAAAGGTAGCAGCTAAAAGTAACCTCCTACGCCAGGGTAAACAATTTACATGAGGATCTAAACAAGTAATTAGCTCCTAACTATGATAAATGGTcccatttttcaaaacttgcacTAGTTTCACCATTTTAAGTTTACGCACTACAATAAGACATGGCACCAAAACCCAGctcaaaatgttattttaaaaaaaaaatctaaaaaataaaaaataaattaaaagtaaaattaaaaaaaaaatgaaaaaaaaattgcaaattaaaatatgtaaaaaaatttagaagataagagagaataaaaattgaaaaaattgaacataggaggtgtttggtaaaactcaatgcttattacttaatgatttaagttgactttaagttaagttatacttaagttgttgatttaaaacttattatttaacttttactttaaatattaagattgtttgataaaattaacttaaacctattttaaattataaaatcgacatatttattctcataaattataattagaacaAAAGAGGTTGAGTAATAGTGGAGTACATAGAATAACAAAAGAAACCGTGAAAGTAATTAggataaataagaataaaaatataaaatgaaaatataaatttaagaataagttaattatttttacttattatttaaagttatttttttttttactttaagtcatatcattaagttattttactaaatatacttaatttatctaataatttaaattaaattattaagttactttaagttattaaaatgGTTTACAAACGCTCATTAAAGTATTGTCTTAAAAACATGacttcaaaataatatatatactaAAAACTTATTCTTGAAAACCAACTTAAGACTAATACATTAAATCATGTCTTTAAGGTAAGATGGTAAAATTGTTATATGGTATGGTGCTTATGTcgcatctctaaataattttgaaactacaattttttcacaaataatattttaaatttactgtaaatttatcaaaaatcgTAAAGGAATCTTAGATTGGGTACAATTCTGTCTCCCGGCATCACTTTTTGACAGCCCATTGAGACGGCCCACGTAAAATGCACTTTTTAAAAGCCTACTTTCCCAGGCCCAATCATAGTCATCATGCCAAACTGCAACTTGAGGGGTAGTTTTGGTTTTCATGGAGAAAAGTAATTTGAtgcaattaaaatcaataaaataaataaaagaaaaaacatcaatAATTTACtgtaaatttatcaaaaatcgTAAAGGAATCTTAGATTGGGTACAATTCTGTCTCCCCGCATCACTTTTTTAGAGCCCATTGAGAAGGCCCACGTAAAATGCACTTTTTAAAAGCCCACTTTGCCAGGCCCAATCGTAGTCATCATGCCAAACTGCAACTTGAGGGGTAGTTTTGGTATTCACGGAGAAAAGTAATTTAAtgcaattaaaatcaataaaataaataaaagaaaaaacataaatctTAATAAATTCTCATGATTTTGATACTGCTCAGTGTATTGATCTGTTTCTCTTAATCACATTTTGCGTGATCAGATGTTACTGGAGTGTACGTACACTACTTCTGGGCTGATCACATCTTGAGGTAGCTAAAGCCCAATAAAAATAAACGGACAAGCGAAACCCACTTGTGGATCCTTGGTCAGATTGAAGGTTATGTTTGTTAGGTGGAAGCGAGAGCCGGGGATaggaatgaatattttatttttcatttttattttgaatataaataaatttagtgatttcaatttctatatttaaaatatatatatttaaaaaactacattattcataaaaatttacCTCACTAACCCTTcaagataaaacaaaaaattaagtattaaaataattttggagtAAGTAGGCTTTAATAAATTgacttaatataatttaatgatttagtggatcggtaaaacttaatactttttacttaatgatttaagttgattttaagttcaattatatttaaattgttgacttaaaacttatcacttaatttttatttcaagtattaagaCTCTTCgataaaatcaacttaaaatttattctaaattatcaaattgaaatatttatccctataaattataattagggtaaaggaGGTCAAGTAACAATAGAGATCGTGAAGTAGCAAAATGGATCTTGAAGATAATTCGaatgaatgaagataaaaatgtaaaatgaagatatagacttaaaaataagttaattactTTTACTTATagttaaagtttttatttttattttttattgtaagtcataccattaagttattttaccaaacgcCCGCTTAATTTCTGTTACTAAATAGATTAAacacatttaataaaataacttaatataacaatttaaagttataaataattttaagtattaagtcaaaatagttgacttatttttaatctcaaatttttttaccttatttatcCATGTTTAAagagaatatattttataactacGATTTTACATGCACAGTGCATCttttataacaaatatttttgtagttatttttatatttacaatactttaaaaataagaatgcttaacaaataaatttattatttaatattagtgaaaatataaaaattagttaaaattaggataaatatatcaatttgatgatttagaataaattttaaattaattttatcaaacggCCTTAATacttcaagtaaaaaataaatagtaagtttcaagtcaacaacttaaaaataatttaacttaaagttaacttaagtcattaagtaataaatcttaagttttaccaaacgcTCTTTAGGTGTTGAAGttataaagaaacaaatattatttgGTATTATTACCTTAGATTTAAGTGCTAaatttagagtgcgtttgacaataattttaggaagcgtttataatctttttaattcttgaaaaaaaaaatttaagtattagaaatggtaaaaacactttctagaatcattgtcaaacacactcttaatttgattgtttgataattgaaacaactaaaatctaaaaatgattcatttttataaacttAGAGTCCATTTattagtgattttaggaaatatttttaatttttttaatacttaaaaatttttatcattcaagtgtaaaaaaattagaaatgtttcttaaaatcactatcaaacacacccTTAACCTTATATTTGTTATATAAcatcatttgaaaaattaattttcatacaCAACTCTACTTAACTGAAGTGGATAAATCTTTagttaataatataattttacatCTTATGGTCAAAACTATAATAAGAATACCAtatcttttattaataaatattttctaattattatttatttcaaaagaaagtataaatatttaaaaaatttatgagttCATATCTTCCTTAAAGGAAATTATTGATATCAAACTTTCATCTAATATCGTCTTAACtttaaattcttaattataagaataaaattaatttaatatttttatttacaattctaattttattttatataataaaagaatttattttaaaataagttcaatttaattttaaaaagattcaGTAGATTTATCACAAATTCATTActtctattataatattttttttttatcttaattaacataatttaagtCAGTTTttagtaaaccaacttaataatttaaaatgacttaataatttaatttaagttattaaataaattgagtatatttgataaaataaattattgatataacttaaagtaaaaaataactaataagtaaaaacaattaatttatttttaagttcatatatttattttaccattttatccttatttattgtaattatctCCACGATTTCTTTTGTTACTACATGATCTCCATTGTTACTCGATCtcatttaccctaattataatttattttttttatgccaCAATTTCCAATGTTGcgataaatatttaaatttgatgatctaaaataaattttaagttaattttatcaacaatcataatacttaaaataaaaattaagtaataagttttaagttaacaatttaagtataatttaatttaaaatcaacttaagctattaagttttaccaaacacccttaagtataaataataaataaattgtatatggatttataattaaacacaatttaactttattttcaaaatattaaataaataactaataacaatatcaacaacaacaacaataataataacaaaacagcgaatatatatatatatatatatataattttttttctttcaatgaaaACTACAATGTAGACTCGTTGAGATGGGggggccttttttttttttttcttttttccgcTTCATTTCTTCTGTTTGCCACCCCGAGATTAAGCGGCATGGGGCGACTAGATGGGACTGATGGAGTGAGCCGTTCTTAGGCAGCCTATATAGCTTGAGGTGATTGTCTAGGGGGATAAAGGAGTTGGTGCTAGAGGCCAGTGACAGAGGGATATTTTCATGGGCTTGGGAAGCAAGCTAGAGGGGGCACAAGACAGCTTGGAGAGAAATTGAGGCGGGCAGGAGAGCTGGAAACAAGGGCGGAAGAGTCATTTCAAGCAAAAATAGAGGAGTTTGTCATTTTGGGTCCATGTATGACTTCCACATGCTTCATGTATCTCATTTCGGATTATTCTACTTGATTTTCCTGCtgattttttggatttaattgGGTGCTTGAAGGTTTATATTTGGTGTTATGCATATTTATGAAATTCCAAaactgtttttatttatttatttttcatgcatCTTCATTGATTCTTTCTGGCTCCATTTATGAACAACTTGAGTGTTCCTTTGTTTTATGAATGTTTTGAATATGGACCCTCATTCCCTGAACTTAATGTGCCAAAGTCGTGTTCTCAATCCCCTTTGATCCCACTTATGTTTAgcttttttatctttataaaataaagttagaattaatagttttgtttttcttcttcttcttttatacATGCTCTATTTCCCTCATTGTATCCTCTGTTTTTTGTATTCCTGGAGTGAGTATCATGTTTGGGTTGGCCGGTTGGATTGGGTTGCTTATGAGGGAGTTTAGCATCAGGATCTTAGGGGGCCACTATCAGGTTGCCTATTAGATGAAGAACCAGAATGAGCGACTATGGCTTCCACAAATTGTAGATTTGGGATGAAAACAAGAGCATACTGAGCGGAGGCGATGTCGAGTGAAGAAGCTCCAGCTGAAACAGTGTTGAAAGTCAGGGAACCAAATGGAGAAAGTGCAATTGATAGCACCCACATTTCTTGGTCTCTGTCCTCCtaagggcttcttccccttcGAATCAGAAGGAGAAGACTCAGACCATAATCCTCTGGCTATACCCTCCTCTATACCGTACAAGGCctgtaccaaagatccaaaattgGTATGtggaaatcccatcaagtgcAGAGCAAATCGAGGCTGCAAACATTTCATAGTCATGTTGATCCGATCCCTCTCAGATAGTCTATCAATGACCTGCGAAATCTTCTCCCTTCAGGGGGAGATAAACGAGGTGACCGACTCTTCTGGCCTTTGTCTCAATGCCTCTAACTCCCTTCTCGATACGTCAATGACAGTATTAAATGCATATTGTCTCAAGAACTCCTGGGCCAAATCATCCCAAGTCCGACGGTGTGATACATCCAATGAAGCAAACCAACGTTGTGTCTCACCACTCAGGAATATGGGGTAAAACATAATCATCTGAGCCTTGTCcaatccatgagccctcatgatcgtactataaagcctcaaatggatgcgaGGACATTTGATGCCCGTGTATCTTTCAATCTCGGGCATCCTAAACTTGGCCGATAAACTGGCCACTGGTGTTCCATCAAAATTGTCCCAAGTAACAGCTCTGTTTGAAGTCCTCAACTGCCTTAACCTCTGCTCAAGCCTATTCatgcgagcatgtgggtcctctgagaTCGGGGTGGGCATGGTGACAAGAGGCGAGGCAACCTCGGTCTGGCTATGCAGAGTGAAAGGTATAACCTGTGGTGCTGACTGACTGGGTGGAGGAGGTAGTGGCACGATAGGGTCATACTGGGTGTCATTCTGAGGCGGGACCTCATGGGCCTACTATCCATCTATCCTCTAAACCGAGGCTAGCAatagcctcctgaatcgaagccatggccgcAACAAACTGGTAAATGATAACTATCTGTGAGTTCATATCTCTCTGATCTGATATTTGGTCTGTCGGGTTTAATGCTCTAATCAATCTGCTCCCAACTCAGATCCAAGAAGTTGAACCCAGACCAAACATATCAATGCTCCTACAATAGTGGAAATACTAGATAAGATACGAGGTAAGGGAAGCTCCACAAGGAAGGTCTACCAAATATGCCGAAAGGTAACCCCGAAAGCAATCAAAGTGATATCCAATCCCGAGTAGATATGTAAGAGACTACTGCGAAGGTAACTAAACCTATCACTATTGAACCAGCTCTAAaggcccacagatgcacccacgtgttaGGAAATGAAATCCTGATTGAAAGATCTAAGACTCAACCTACAaagtcaaggtggctctaaaaggataagggtggactttaaaggatccctagtagACTACTACTACTCCTGAGGGATTGATTCATATGGTGACGGCTGGTAGAGCCACATGCATCGTATTCTTTGATGACGACTTGACACCAGAGGGCTCCGGCCACACACGTTCCCTTTATATATCTGTTGGTTGTTTAGGTCGCCGGGTCTCATATGTCattttggacaatggctcgaCCCTAAACGTTTGTCTTTTGGCCATCGCCATCGCTCTCGGCTACGCACCATCTGATTTTGGTCCCTCCATTCAAACTGTTCGAGCACATGACAGTACTTGGAGGGAGGTTATGGGCACTCTGAAGATTGAGCTACTAATAGGTCTGACCACTTTTGTCACTttgtttcaggttttgaggattcctacatcctttaacctactTTTAGGTCGACCTTGGATCCATAGAGTCGGGGTCATTCCTTCTTCTCTTCAtaagaaggtgaagttcattcacGACGGCCAGGTCGTCACAGTGCAGTCTGTGGGAGACATGTTTATTTCTACTGAGCCTGTGCTTTAGATTAGTCACAGTGATGACGACCTACTTCTGACTGGATTCACCTTCAACGAGGTTCAAGCCTTGGAGATGGATGATTTTTGTCGAGACTTCGTGGCCATGTCATTCGACCAGCACAGTAGCACGGTGGTGCTCGACATGATGAGAAGTATGTCTTATCTTCCCGGCATAGGGTTGGGGTGGCGCCAGCACGGGTCTAGTGAGTTCATGGCCATCCCTGATCATGATGTACCGTTCGAACTCGGGTTCATCCCCACTAAGGTTGATTACAGATATATGGCATGATTGCGCAAGAAGCGGGTGAGGGCTCGATTGACTCATACACCATTCAATTATCTTGTTCGCCCGTACATCATGTGCCTAGCAGATTACTTCATAAAGGCGTCAGAGCCAAAGACCCATTTAGATCGGATCATTGGGGGACTTAGCATTACTCAGGAGGTTGAGCTACAACGCCTCGTCCAccagttacagttgagtgacgGAGCCCTTGGCACTTCAACATCTATGTTGGTCGCCCCTTCATCTCCAGATCGCATGAGCTTTATGATGCTCTATTTCCCCGATGAGATCGATGAGCACGGGACATTTGTCGAGATCAGAGACATAGTGGATGGAGCTGTGCCACATGACAAGTTCATCGATGAGATGCTCGCGATTAGTTTGAGCTAGATTGAGGAGATAGTTCAACCTAAGCTCGCTTAACCATTTGATCTTTTCGAGGTGTCCGTCATCGAGATAGCTGAGGAGATCCTGACTGCCCCTGCTTCGGAATCTACAAAGGATGTTTTAGCTGGTGATGTTTTGTTTGATGGCCCTGTTGGCCTAGTTGAGGGAGCAttcgactttgtggacccacctctttcatttgatgttttatcgggatttaTCTCCCGTTTTGACGATGTTcacgattttttatttatggatttgagcatgtTCGAGTATCTGCATGTCTCTTATGATATCACTTTATCTGCACcttcttcacccacatcacagatatttgatatagatgatgagattgtacaacacgattcagatgatgactcatcttttgtttctaattCGGACCCCATTgatcagagagtttcacctgccaTAGGAGACACTGAGGTTGTTGATTTTGGTACAGTAGACCAGCCAAGGGAGCTGaggattggattggatttgtCTATAGATGAGAGGGATGGCCTCGCTCGATTGCTCAGATCGTATTTGGATGTTTTCGcgtggtcctatgaggacatgtcgggccttgatccatctatcgtccaacatcgtttgccacttctgccccatgccagaccggttaagcagaagttgagacgattgcaccaTCGTTGGAGTTTGCAAGTGAAGGAGGAGATCTAAAAGCAACTCAATGTGGGATTTTTGTTAGTGGTCGAGTACCCgaagtggctggccaatgtcgtccctgttccaaAAAAGAACAgcaaggtgagagtctgtgttgatttccaagatctcaacaaggccaatcctaaggatgattttcctcttccacacatcgatATGCTGGTTGACAGTACGGCAGGTCATttgatgttgtcctttatggacagATTTTTCGGGTACAATCAGATTCTGATGGCtctagaggacatggagaagacgtctTTCATTATCGAGTGTGGTACTTATTGctatagagtcatgccattcaGATTGAAGAACGCATGAGCCACCTATCAGGGAGCAGCGACCACactcttccatgacatgatgcatcgggatgtcgaggtttatgtagatgaAGTGATTGTGAAATCCTGAGAACGATCAGATCACCTAGCAGCTTTGGAGAGGATCAGGTAGTTCAAgttgagactgaatcccaagaagtgcaatTTCGGGGTGACTCTTGGGAAACTCCTTGGATatatggtcagtgagagagGTATAGAGGTAGATCCAGATAAGATCAGatccatccttgacatgcctgcatcGAGGATcgagagagaggtcagaggttTCTTGGATAGACTTCAATACATCAGTagattcattgccagattgacaaACATCTGTGAGTCCATTTTTCAACTAGTGAGGAAGAGTCAActtactgtttgggatgatcagtgtcagcgcgcATTTGAGAAGAtcagagagtacttgttgtcacctccaGTCTTGGTGCCTCCTACAACAGGCCGTCCTTCTTCTATATCTATCAATTTCAGACGTGACATTGGgttgcatgttggctcagctcaATGATTCGGGCAATGAGTGAgccatttattatttgagtaagaggatgctagactatgagatgagatatgtcatgattgagtgCTACTGTTTgacattggtttgggccactcacCGACTGAGACATTATATGATAgagtattcagtgcacttgatatcccaTCTAGaccctctgagatatttgttcgACAGACCTGCTTTGGTCGatcgcctcatgagatggttggtacttctaaCCGAGTTTGACATTATGTCACTCATAAGTCCATCAGAGGGAGCATTGTTGTAGATCACCTAGCCTCATTACCGATTTTCGATGGTAGAgccattgatgatgatttcccgAATGAGGATGTCGCAACTGTGACCAGTTTATCATGTTGGctcatgtactttgatggtacAGCCAACCATTCTAGATATGGGATAGGTTTCTTGTTGATATTTCCTCATGGTGATCATATTCCTAGATCTGTTCGTTTagcattctcggatcgacatccggccacgaacaatattgttgagtatgaggcttgtatcttgggattagagacggTCCTTGAGCTCgagattagacagatggaggtgtttgatgactccaatctggtattgaaaCAGATTCAAGgtgagtggaagactagagatgcgaagcttaggccttaccacgcaTATTTGGAGCTACTAGTTAggatatttgatgatttgagatacaCACATTTGCCTAGAGTGCAAAACCAGTTTGTGGATGCCTTAGCTATTCTAGCTTTCATGATCGATATTCCTGTTGATGCCACTATTCGTCCTTTATTGATCGAGTTGAGATCTACTCCTATCTATTGTTGTCTGATCGACGATATAGAGCCAGATGACGGTTTTCcatggtaccatgacatatatcactttttgagacttGGCATATATCTTGAGGCTGTCACGGCCAAGGATAAGAGAGCATTAAGACAGTTGGCCGCCTGATTCGTGATATGTGGCGAGACATTATACAGACGATCAACTGACGGGATGTTGCTATTATGCTTGGACCGCGCCTCTACCGATcaagtgatgagagaggttcatgcgggagtctaCGAACCACATATGAGAGGACATATGTTGGCCcataagatcatgaggactggctatttctggttgaccatgga is part of the Vitis riparia cultivar Riparia Gloire de Montpellier isolate 1030 chromosome 17, EGFV_Vit.rip_1.0, whole genome shotgun sequence genome and harbors:
- the LOC117904037 gene encoding uncharacterized protein LOC117904037, whose translation is MEVFDDSNLVLKQIQGEWKTRDAKLRPYHAYLELLVRIFDDLRYTHLPRVQNQFVDALAILAFMIDIPVDATIRPLLIELRSTPIYCCLIDDIEPDDGFPWYHDIYHFLRLGIYLEAVTAKDKRALRQLAA